In Aquimarina spinulae, a single window of DNA contains:
- a CDS encoding elongation factor Tu: MKGTDFIAELEFLTTKQGGRKEYTKSGYRPHIEFENYSEYLTSGQQTYVGREIAEPGDNVTAEIAILGTEYFAKRLYENMEFKFCEGSRTIGYGKILEIINNDLKSDPNIPSESINLNLYPIDIIERIKSDFGQNWNIAFSKIQELIISDKAFRSNRIVRAIIYLGNKDVVHLKKMIELTITDWRDILVNAEYDKNDKRIRDFNNEFGNEKIKASR, encoded by the coding sequence ATGAAAGGAACAGATTTTATAGCAGAATTGGAATTTTTAACTACGAAACAAGGTGGTCGAAAAGAATATACTAAATCTGGATATAGACCACATATTGAATTCGAAAATTATTCTGAATATCTAACCTCAGGACAACAGACTTATGTAGGACGAGAAATTGCTGAACCAGGAGATAATGTGACGGCTGAAATTGCAATTTTAGGCACTGAATACTTCGCAAAACGACTATATGAAAATATGGAATTTAAATTTTGTGAAGGCTCTCGAACTATAGGTTATGGAAAAATTTTAGAGATAATAAATAATGACTTAAAATCTGACCCAAATATCCCTAGTGAATCTATTAACTTGAATTTATATCCAATAGACATTATAGAAAGAATAAAATCAGATTTCGGACAGAATTGGAATATCGCTTTTTCCAAAATTCAAGAATTAATAATTTCTGACAAGGCTTTTCGGAGCAATAGAATTGTCCGAGCAATTATATATTTAGGAAATAAAGATGTTGTTCATTTGAAAAAAATGATAGAACTAACAATAACAGACTGGAGAGACATCCTTGTGAATGCAGAATATGATAAAAATGACAAAAGAATTCGGGATTTTAATAACGAATTCGGAAATGAAAAAATAAAAGCAAGCAGGTAA